In the Palaeococcus pacificus DY20341 genome, one interval contains:
- a CDS encoding 30S ribosomal protein S14 codes for MAKADYNKRKPRKFGKGARRCVRCGQFGPVIRIQGLMLCRHCFREMAPKLGFKKYE; via the coding sequence ATGGCTAAGGCAGACTACAACAAGAGGAAACCCAGAAAGTTTGGTAAGGGCGCGAGAAGATGTGTTAGGTGCGGCCAATTTGGCCCAGTTATTAGAATTCAAGGCTTGATGTTGTGCAGGCACTGCTTTAGAGAGATGGCTCCTAAGTTGGGCTTTAAGAAGTACGAGTGA
- a CDS encoding dihydrolipoyl dehydrogenase family protein, which produces MVRYFDLVVIGSGVAGTLAAHKAKQAGLNVAVVDERPFGGTCALRGCDPKKILVGAAELVDWARRMKGNGIDGEIKIDWKELMKFKRKFTEEMSKRIEQGFEKAGIETFHAHARFLDERTLEVDGEKLEARFFLIATGARPRTLNILGEEYVITSDQFLELDNLPEEIIFVGGGYISFELAHIASRAGAKVKILHRSERPLKNFEPYLVEKLLEATREKGIEVILNTPVVGVEKKGNRFIVNTAQNEAQFEADLVVHGAGRVPNIDGLGLENANIEHDSRGIIVNEYMQSISNPRVYAAGDVAKGGLPLTPVAAVEASIATSNIIKGNNRKINYKGIPTAVFTIPPMASVGLREEDAKRDSLNFTVKQGDTSRWYTSKRINLKHSAFKILIEKETGKILGAHLLGHNADEVINIFALAIQLGLTAQDLKHRYYSYPTSSYDILYML; this is translated from the coding sequence GTGGTGAGATATTTTGATTTAGTCGTAATTGGGAGTGGTGTGGCTGGGACTTTAGCCGCTCACAAGGCTAAGCAGGCAGGTTTGAATGTTGCTGTAGTCGATGAGCGCCCTTTTGGAGGTACCTGTGCATTAAGGGGCTGCGATCCAAAGAAGATTTTGGTCGGTGCGGCTGAGCTTGTGGATTGGGCAAGGAGAATGAAAGGAAATGGAATAGACGGAGAAATAAAAATAGACTGGAAGGAACTAATGAAGTTTAAGAGGAAATTTACTGAGGAGATGTCAAAAAGGATTGAACAAGGCTTTGAGAAGGCAGGCATAGAGACTTTTCATGCTCATGCGCGCTTTTTAGATGAAAGAACTCTTGAAGTAGATGGGGAAAAGCTTGAAGCGAGGTTCTTTTTAATTGCAACGGGAGCAAGGCCGAGAACGCTTAATATTCTCGGAGAAGAATATGTTATAACGAGCGACCAGTTTTTGGAGCTTGATAATCTTCCCGAAGAGATTATCTTTGTTGGTGGAGGATATATCTCCTTTGAGCTTGCACACATAGCTTCGCGTGCAGGTGCTAAGGTTAAGATACTCCATCGCAGTGAGAGGCCTTTAAAGAACTTTGAACCCTACTTGGTGGAGAAACTTTTAGAGGCGACAAGAGAGAAGGGGATAGAAGTTATTTTAAACACCCCCGTGGTGGGAGTCGAGAAGAAAGGGAACAGGTTCATTGTCAATACGGCTCAAAATGAAGCACAATTTGAAGCTGACTTAGTTGTTCATGGAGCAGGGAGAGTGCCAAACATCGATGGTCTTGGCTTAGAAAATGCTAATATCGAGCACGATAGTAGGGGCATTATAGTGAACGAATACATGCAAAGCATTTCTAATCCAAGGGTTTATGCTGCAGGCGATGTTGCCAAGGGAGGTTTACCTTTAACTCCTGTTGCTGCTGTCGAGGCAAGTATAGCCACGAGCAACATTATAAAAGGCAACAATAGGAAAATAAACTACAAGGGAATCCCTACAGCAGTTTTTACAATACCTCCTATGGCTTCAGTTGGTTTGAGAGAAGAAGATGCTAAGAGAGATAGTCTAAACTTCACTGTAAAACAAGGGGACACATCGAGATGGTATACCTCTAAGAGGATAAACCTCAAACACTCTGCATTCAAGATATTGATAGAAAAAGAGACAGGAAAAATACTAGGCGCCCACTTGTTGGGGCACAACGCTGATGAAGTGATAAACATATTTGCTTTAGCAATCCAACTAGGATTAACTGCTCAAGACCTAAAGCACCGCTATTACTCCTATCCAACGAGTTCTTATGACATCCTCTACATGCTTTGA
- a CDS encoding adenylate kinase has protein sequence MPFVVVITGIPGVGKSTITRLALKRTRAKFRLLNFGDLMFEEAVRIGLVRHRDEMRKLSLQTQKKLQLKAAQKIADLAKREPILLDTHCTIKTPLGYLLGLPRDVIETISPNFVVIIEAFPSEILGRRLRDLKRDRDVETEEQIKRHQDLNRAAAIVYAMYSNALIKIIENHEDKGLEEAVEELVKILDLAVREND, from the coding sequence ATGCCATTTGTAGTCGTTATCACTGGTATTCCTGGAGTTGGGAAGAGTACAATAACAAGGCTTGCCCTAAAGAGGACGAGGGCAAAGTTTAGGTTACTAAACTTTGGAGACCTGATGTTCGAGGAGGCTGTGAGAATAGGCTTAGTCAGGCATAGGGATGAGATGAGAAAACTCAGCTTACAAACCCAAAAAAAGCTCCAGCTAAAGGCAGCACAAAAGATAGCGGATCTAGCGAAGAGGGAACCGATTTTACTGGATACTCACTGTACGATTAAAACTCCCCTTGGATATCTGTTAGGTCTCCCAAGAGATGTCATAGAAACAATAAGTCCAAACTTTGTCGTTATAATAGAAGCATTTCCGAGTGAAATTCTTGGAAGGAGACTTAGAGACTTAAAGAGAGACAGGGATGTTGAGACTGAAGAGCAGATAAAGAGACACCAAGATTTAAATAGGGCGGCTGCAATTGTTTATGCAATGTACTCAAACGCTTTAATAAAAATCATTGAGAATCATGAGGATAAAGGTTTAGAAGAAGCTGTTGAAGAGTTGGTTAAAATACTCGATCTGGCGGTGAGGGAAAATGATTGA
- a CDS encoding 50S ribosomal protein L19e: MLKMQKRIAAELLKCGENRVWIDPERIEDVEAAITREDIRRLIDEGVIKKKAIKGQSSYRAKIRKEARKKGRHRGHGSRKGKKTARMGKKERWMMTIRALRKELRKLKAEGKLDAHTYRRLYIRAKGGQFKSKHQLYLFMEEKGILKR, from the coding sequence ATGCTTAAGATGCAAAAGAGAATTGCTGCCGAGCTTTTAAAGTGTGGCGAGAACAGGGTCTGGATAGACCCAGAGAGAATTGAAGACGTCGAGGCTGCAATCACAAGGGAGGACATAAGAAGGCTCATAGATGAGGGAGTCATTAAGAAGAAAGCCATTAAAGGACAAAGCTCATACAGGGCTAAGATAAGGAAGGAAGCAAGGAAGAAGGGAAGACACAGGGGACACGGTAGCAGGAAGGGTAAGAAGACTGCAAGGATGGGTAAGAAAGAGAGATGGATGATGACAATAAGGGCTTTGAGAAAGGAGCTTAGGAAGCTCAAAGCAGAGGGTAAGCTTGACGCACACACCTACCGCCGCTTGTACATCAGGGCAAAGGGTGGACAATTCAAGAGCAAGCACCAATTGTACCTCTTCATGGAAGAGAAGGGAATATTAAAGAGGTGA
- a CDS encoding 50S ribosomal protein L18, producing the protein MAHGPRYRVPFRRRRSGKTNYHKRLALLKSGKPRLVVRKTLNHHVAQIVVYDPNGDKTLVSAHTRELVRDFGWKGHCGNTPSAYLLGLLIGYKAKKAGIEEAILDIGLHPPTKGSSIFAVLKGAIDAGLEIPHSEEIYPSDERIRGEVIAEYAKALREEGEEKYRKQFSGYIVKGLEPEKLPEHFDEVKARIEEKFGE; encoded by the coding sequence ATGGCTCACGGACCAAGATATAGGGTTCCCTTTAGGAGGAGAAGAAGTGGTAAGACTAACTATCACAAGAGGCTTGCATTACTCAAGTCAGGCAAGCCAAGATTAGTTGTGAGAAAAACATTAAACCATCACGTTGCCCAAATCGTAGTTTATGATCCAAACGGCGATAAAACACTCGTTTCAGCTCACACAAGGGAGCTAGTGAGAGACTTTGGGTGGAAGGGTCACTGCGGAAACACTCCAAGTGCATACCTCCTCGGTTTGCTCATAGGCTACAAAGCTAAGAAAGCGGGCATTGAAGAGGCTATCCTTGACATAGGACTTCACCCACCCACAAAGGGTTCAAGCATATTCGCAGTGCTTAAGGGTGCAATTGACGCTGGATTGGAGATACCACACAGTGAGGAGATATACCCAAGCGACGAGAGGATTAGAGGAGAAGTAATAGCCGAGTACGCAAAGGCTCTCAGGGAGGAGGGCGAAGAGAAGTACAGGAAGCAGTTTAGCGGTTACATCGTTAAGGGTTTAGAACCCGAAAAGCTCCCAGAGCACTTTGATGAGGTAAAAGCGAGAATAGAGGAAAAGTTTGGAGAGTGA
- the cmk gene encoding (d)CMP kinase yields the protein MTKRGLVITVSGLAGSGTTTLCKNIAKHYGFKHIYAGLIFRQMAQEMGMTLNEFQEYAELHPEVDREVDRRQIEAAKEGNVIIEGRLAGWMVKDADLKIWLDAPLRVRVERVARREKKPYDIAFMETVEREKQNRKRYLNLYSIDIDDLSIYDLVINTSKWKPDGVFAIVKAAIDHLAPEGDSGAGKTKEVE from the coding sequence ATGACAAAGAGAGGACTAGTAATAACAGTGAGCGGCTTGGCAGGTAGTGGGACAACTACCCTGTGCAAAAATATAGCGAAGCACTATGGCTTTAAGCATATCTATGCGGGTTTGATATTCCGCCAAATGGCCCAAGAAATGGGCATGACTCTAAACGAATTTCAAGAGTATGCAGAGCTCCATCCCGAAGTGGATAGGGAAGTGGACAGGAGACAAATCGAAGCTGCAAAAGAGGGGAACGTTATTATTGAGGGTCGTTTGGCTGGATGGATGGTTAAAGACGCTGACTTAAAGATTTGGCTCGACGCTCCCTTGAGAGTAAGGGTTGAGCGTGTTGCCCGTAGGGAAAAGAAGCCCTACGATATTGCCTTCATGGAGACTGTCGAGAGGGAGAAGCAGAATAGGAAAAGATATTTAAACCTCTATAGTATCGACATAGATGACCTTTCAATTTATGATTTGGTCATAAACACTTCAAAATGGAAGCCTGATGGCGTCTTCGCTATTGTGAAGGCAGCCATCGACCACCTTGCTCCCGAAGGTGACTCGGGAGCGGGAAAAACTAAGGAGGTGGAATGA
- the secY gene encoding preprotein translocase subunit SecY, protein MGARDIIYAIERAFPEIDRPKRHVPLKEKLAWTGVVLLLYFILAEIPLFGLPAQIQDYFESLRVVLAGRSGSILTLGIGPIVTAGIIMQLLVGSEIVNLDLSNPDDRRFYQALQKVFAVFMCFFEAAIYVFAGAFGKVGVDISMSIAILLLFQLAFGGIMLMIMDELVSKWGIGSGISLFIAAGVSQQVITQTFNPLRAPGYFLPGTQEEAFIGAIPAFFQYLMNGDIRGAFYRGSLPAIWNVLATLIVFVIVVYLESMRVEIPLSYGRVTVRGRYPIRFLYVSNIPIILTFALYANFQLWARLLVRIGHPWLGTFDPNTGAPVSGFIMFTRPPRDIFSIASWSHLFGYALMTIGFSLLFGWLWVELTGLDAKSIARQLQRAGMQIPGFRRDPRILERVLNKYIPYVTVMGSFAVASIAVLADLLGALGTGTGILLTVGILYRFYEEIAREQVSEMFPMLRKLFQ, encoded by the coding sequence ATGGGTGCAAGGGATATAATCTATGCCATCGAGAGGGCGTTTCCAGAAATTGATAGGCCTAAAAGGCACGTACCTTTAAAGGAAAAGCTTGCATGGACCGGAGTTGTTTTGTTGCTATACTTCATATTGGCAGAGATACCTCTTTTTGGATTGCCAGCACAAATACAAGACTACTTTGAATCCTTGAGGGTTGTCTTGGCTGGTAGAAGCGGTTCAATTCTAACATTGGGTATAGGTCCAATTGTCACCGCTGGTATCATTATGCAATTGTTGGTCGGTTCTGAGATTGTGAACTTGGATCTTTCAAATCCAGATGATAGAAGATTTTATCAAGCACTCCAAAAAGTGTTCGCCGTATTCATGTGCTTCTTTGAGGCTGCTATTTACGTCTTCGCAGGAGCATTCGGTAAAGTAGGCGTCGATATATCCATGAGCATAGCGATATTGTTGCTCTTCCAATTAGCCTTCGGTGGGATAATGCTCATGATAATGGACGAACTTGTGAGCAAGTGGGGAATAGGCAGTGGTATAAGTCTCTTCATCGCTGCCGGAGTCTCACAGCAAGTGATTACCCAAACTTTCAACCCATTAAGAGCACCAGGCTACTTCCTTCCAGGAACCCAAGAGGAGGCATTCATAGGTGCCATACCAGCGTTCTTCCAGTACCTAATGAACGGCGACATTAGAGGAGCATTTTATAGGGGCAGCTTGCCAGCTATATGGAACGTGTTGGCGACGCTCATAGTATTTGTAATAGTCGTCTATCTCGAGAGCATGCGTGTAGAGATACCGTTGAGCTATGGAAGAGTTACAGTGAGAGGAAGGTATCCAATTAGATTCCTTTACGTTTCGAACATACCAATCATCTTGACATTCGCCCTCTATGCAAACTTCCAACTTTGGGCTAGGTTGTTAGTAAGAATTGGGCACCCATGGCTTGGAACGTTTGATCCAAATACAGGGGCTCCTGTTAGTGGATTCATCATGTTTACGAGACCACCAAGGGATATCTTCAGCATAGCAAGCTGGTCGCACTTATTTGGATATGCACTAATGACCATAGGCTTCAGCCTGCTCTTTGGATGGCTTTGGGTTGAGCTTACAGGCTTAGATGCTAAGAGCATAGCAAGGCAACTCCAGAGAGCTGGAATGCAAATACCTGGATTTAGAAGAGACCCGAGAATCCTTGAACGTGTCTTGAACAAGTACATCCCATACGTCACAGTAATGGGCTCTTTCGCTGTTGCATCGATTGCAGTACTTGCAGACCTACTCGGTGCTTTAGGTACGGGAACAGGTATATTGCTGACGGTAGGTATCCTCTATAGGTTCTACGAGGAAATAGCAAGAGAACAAGTAAGCGAAATGTTCCCAATGCTACGTAAACTCTTCCAGTGA
- a CDS encoding DUF427 domain-containing protein: MSFMVKAVWNGAVLAEVEKKRLILLEGNVYFPPDSVNKKYLKESDIHSTCPWKGEASYYDIVVNGKVNKDAAWYYPEPKDAAKHIKGYVAFWKGVEIIDE, translated from the coding sequence ATGAGTTTTATGGTTAAAGCAGTTTGGAATGGAGCTGTTCTTGCAGAAGTTGAGAAAAAGAGACTCATCCTTTTGGAAGGAAACGTTTATTTCCCACCTGACTCAGTGAATAAAAAATACCTCAAGGAAAGCGATATTCATTCAACATGCCCTTGGAAAGGGGAAGCGAGCTATTATGATATTGTCGTTAATGGCAAGGTGAATAAAGATGCTGCTTGGTATTATCCTGAACCTAAAGATGCTGCAAAGCACATAAAAGGCTACGTGGCTTTTTGGAAAGGAGTGGAAATAATAGATGAATGA
- a CDS encoding 50S ribosomal protein L6, with translation MPVDAWVKEEVEIPEGVTVEINGNLVKVKGPKGELERVFDYPGVKILEEDGKLIVYKEFPRRKDIAIARTYKAHLNNMIKGVTEGFTYKLKVVYSHFPMTVKVQGDTVLIENFLGEKAPRKAKILPGVTVKVMGSEIIVESIDKEKAGQTAANIEQATRVKGRDRRVFQDGIYIVDKAGKPIKL, from the coding sequence ATGCCAGTTGATGCATGGGTAAAGGAAGAGGTTGAGATTCCAGAGGGAGTAACTGTCGAGATTAACGGTAACCTCGTGAAGGTTAAAGGTCCAAAGGGAGAGCTCGAGAGGGTCTTTGATTATCCTGGAGTTAAGATCCTCGAAGAGGATGGAAAGCTAATAGTCTACAAGGAGTTCCCAAGGAGGAAGGACATTGCAATCGCAAGAACTTACAAGGCTCACTTGAACAACATGATAAAGGGCGTTACAGAAGGCTTCACCTACAAACTCAAGGTAGTTTACAGCCACTTCCCAATGACTGTTAAAGTTCAAGGAGATACAGTCCTAATCGAGAACTTCCTCGGTGAAAAAGCTCCAAGAAAGGCCAAAATACTCCCAGGTGTTACCGTTAAAGTCATGGGATCAGAAATAATCGTTGAGAGCATTGACAAAGAAAAAGCCGGACAAACAGCGGCAAACATTGAGCAAGCCACGAGAGTTAAGGGTAGAGATAGAAGAGTCTTCCAAGATGGTATTTACATAGTTGATAAGGCTGGTAAACCTATAAAACTCTGA
- a CDS encoding uL15m family ribosomal protein translates to MIRKKKKVRKLRGSHTHGWGCKKKHRGGGHKGGRGMAGTGKRSKAKWTWVIKYMPDHLGKHGFHRPKAVQREVIAVNLKFIDEHLDELMQMGIAYEEEGKIIVDTTQFADKVLGTGKLTKPLVVKAKAFSPKAQERIEAAGGEALLT, encoded by the coding sequence ATGATCAGGAAAAAGAAAAAGGTGAGGAAGCTTAGAGGCTCTCACACTCACGGATGGGGATGTAAGAAGAAGCACCGCGGCGGCGGTCACAAGGGCGGTAGAGGTATGGCTGGAACTGGTAAGAGAAGCAAAGCCAAGTGGACTTGGGTCATCAAGTACATGCCAGACCACCTCGGAAAGCACGGCTTCCACAGGCCAAAGGCCGTTCAAAGGGAAGTCATAGCTGTTAACTTAAAGTTCATTGACGAGCACTTAGATGAGCTCATGCAAATGGGCATCGCATACGAGGAAGAAGGAAAGATAATTGTTGACACAACCCAATTTGCCGACAAGGTTTTGGGAACTGGAAAGCTCACAAAGCCTTTAGTTGTGAAGGCAAAAGCCTTCTCCCCTAAGGCTCAAGAGAGAATTGAAGCCGCTGGGGGAGAGGCTCTCCTCACTTGA
- the rpsE gene encoding 30S ribosomal protein S5: MSQNWKEYAQRVLEEWQPKTKLGMLVKEGQITDISEVFRKGYQIKEPEIVDVLLPEVNDRQNQEVLDIALTVRMTDSGRRIRFRVLAAVGNRDGYVGLGIGHGKEVGIAIRKAINYAKMNIIEIKRGCGSWECRCRRPHSIPFAVEGKAGSVKVKLMPGPRGLGLVIGDVGKKILTLAGVKDVWSQTLGETRTTVNFAHAVFDALYNTNRVAVQPDMIERYGIIVGREMPQNFEL; the protein is encoded by the coding sequence ATGAGCCAAAACTGGAAGGAGTACGCTCAAAGAGTTTTAGAGGAATGGCAACCCAAGACCAAGTTGGGTATGCTCGTCAAGGAAGGACAAATCACAGACATTAGCGAAGTCTTTAGAAAGGGTTACCAAATCAAGGAGCCCGAGATAGTTGATGTCCTCTTACCAGAAGTCAACGACAGACAAAACCAAGAAGTCCTCGACATAGCTTTGACCGTTAGAATGACTGACAGCGGTAGGAGAATTAGGTTTAGGGTTTTAGCCGCTGTCGGAAACAGAGATGGTTACGTAGGTCTTGGAATAGGGCACGGTAAAGAAGTTGGTATTGCCATTAGGAAGGCTATCAACTATGCTAAGATGAACATCATCGAAATCAAGAGAGGCTGTGGCTCTTGGGAGTGCAGGTGCAGGAGGCCACACTCAATTCCATTCGCTGTTGAAGGAAAGGCTGGAAGCGTTAAAGTTAAGCTAATGCCAGGACCAAGAGGTTTGGGATTGGTCATAGGTGACGTTGGTAAGAAGATACTCACACTTGCAGGAGTTAAGGACGTTTGGTCACAAACATTGGGTGAGACAAGAACAACAGTGAACTTCGCCCATGCAGTCTTTGACGCACTCTACAACACGAACAGGGTTGCAGTCCAGCCAGATATGATTGAGAGGTATGGTATTATAGTGGGAAGGGAGATGCCGCAAAACTTTGAGCTTTGA
- a CDS encoding 50S ribosomal protein L34e, translated as MKPMYRSRSWRRKYVRTPGGRVTIHFERKKPKIAHCAMCGRPLNGVPRGRPSEIRKLAKTQKRPERPMPHLCPSCMRKVMKAQVRAQIAL; from the coding sequence ATGAAACCAATGTATAGATCAAGGTCATGGAGAAGAAAGTACGTTAGGACACCTGGAGGAAGGGTGACCATACACTTTGAGAGGAAGAAGCCAAAGATAGCCCACTGTGCAATGTGCGGAAGGCCATTGAACGGTGTTCCAAGGGGAAGGCCAAGCGAGATTAGGAAGCTTGCAAAGACCCAAAAGAGGCCGGAGAGACCAATGCCACACCTCTGCCCAAGCTGCATGAGGAAGGTCATGAAAGCCCAAGTTAGAGCTCAAATTGCCCTCTGA
- a CDS encoding 50S ribosomal protein L32e translates to MNEKARLLRLRARIKRKKPDFYRQEWWRYPRFKNNPKWRRPKGIDSKMRMRWKGKPAVVSIGWRSPKLVRGLHPSGYEEVLVHNVKELEALNPERQAARIAAAVGKKKRIMIIERAKELGIKVLNARV, encoded by the coding sequence ATGAACGAAAAAGCGAGACTCTTAAGATTAAGGGCTAGGATCAAGAGGAAAAAGCCTGACTTTTACAGGCAAGAGTGGTGGAGGTACCCACGCTTTAAGAACAATCCAAAGTGGAGAAGGCCAAAGGGAATCGACAGCAAAATGAGGATGAGGTGGAAGGGCAAGCCAGCCGTGGTATCAATAGGCTGGAGGTCACCAAAGCTCGTCAGAGGCTTGCACCCAAGCGGATATGAAGAAGTGTTAGTCCACAACGTCAAGGAACTCGAAGCTTTGAACCCAGAGAGACAAGCAGCTAGAATCGCAGCCGCTGTCGGTAAGAAGAAGAGGATCATGATTATTGAGAGAGCTAAAGAATTGGGAATTAAAGTATTGAATGCGAGGGTGTGA
- a CDS encoding 50S ribosomal protein L30 encodes MAKMAIIRVRGRVGVRREVKDTLAMLRLHKVNHLVIIDDTPSYKGMIQKAKDYITWGEIDAETLAKLLKKRGRLTGNKKLTEEYVQEKLGMSIEEFAQAVINGEKSLKDLEGLKPVFRLHPPRGGHKTIKRPFKDGGALGYRGEKINELIERML; translated from the coding sequence ATGGCAAAGATGGCTATAATTAGAGTTAGGGGAAGAGTTGGCGTTAGAAGAGAAGTGAAGGACACTCTCGCAATGCTTAGGCTCCACAAAGTTAACCACCTGGTCATAATTGACGACACACCATCATACAAGGGCATGATACAAAAGGCTAAGGACTACATCACTTGGGGAGAAATCGATGCTGAAACCCTCGCAAAGCTCCTCAAAAAGAGGGGAAGACTCACAGGCAACAAGAAGCTTACAGAAGAATATGTTCAAGAGAAGCTCGGCATGAGCATTGAAGAGTTTGCCCAAGCAGTCATCAACGGTGAGAAGAGCTTAAAAGACCTCGAAGGCTTAAAGCCTGTCTTTAGACTCCACCCACCAAGGGGAGGCCACAAGACAATAAAGAGGCCATTCAAGGACGGCGGAGCCTTGGGTTATAGAGGCGAGAAGATTAATGAGCTTATAGAGAGAATGTTGTGA
- a CDS encoding EMC3/TMCO1 family protein produces the protein MIEVIHNALDAAFGGIILSLQPIWVATIFGAIMGVFYTLVNRKFVDQEKMKKLQEMNKQFQKEWKEAQKNKDEKKMKKLQQKQIEMLKLQNEVMKDSMFKPMLISFPMFIIFYGWLARYYVETAIVKIPFNFFLVDWFHGMYHSSLQANELGFLGWYFLTTYIVGSILRKILDMA, from the coding sequence ATGATTGAAGTAATCCATAATGCACTTGATGCCGCATTTGGAGGCATCATTTTAAGTCTTCAACCCATATGGGTGGCTACAATATTTGGAGCGATAATGGGTGTGTTCTACACTTTGGTAAACCGCAAATTTGTTGATCAGGAGAAGATGAAGAAGCTCCAAGAAATGAACAAGCAGTTCCAAAAGGAATGGAAAGAGGCTCAAAAAAATAAAGATGAGAAGAAGATGAAGAAGCTCCAACAAAAGCAGATAGAGATGTTAAAGCTTCAAAACGAGGTTATGAAGGATTCAATGTTCAAGCCAATGCTCATAAGTTTTCCAATGTTCATAATCTTCTATGGATGGCTTGCGAGGTATTACGTTGAGACCGCAATAGTTAAAATACCCTTTAACTTCTTCCTTGTTGACTGGTTCCACGGAATGTACCACTCATCTCTCCAAGCAAACGAGTTGGGATTCCTTGGCTGGTATTTCCTAACCACATACATAGTTGGTTCGATATTGAGGAAGATACTTGACATGGCATGA
- a CDS encoding 50S ribosomal protein L14e, protein MVAMDVGRIGVILAGRRAGKKVVVVDVIDRNFVLVTGAGNGVKRRRMNIKHIEPLPEKIDIQRGASDEEVKQALEAAGITLE, encoded by the coding sequence ATGGTAGCTATGGATGTTGGAAGGATTGGTGTTATCCTTGCAGGTAGAAGGGCTGGTAAGAAAGTCGTCGTCGTTGACGTTATAGACAGGAACTTCGTCCTCGTTACAGGCGCTGGGAACGGTGTTAAGAGGAGAAGGATGAACATCAAGCACATCGAGCCACTCCCCGAAAAGATTGACATTCAAAGGGGAGCCAGCGACGAGGAAGTTAAGCAAGCCCTTGAAGCTGCCGGCATAACACTTGAATGA
- a CDS encoding 30S ribosomal protein S8, whose product MTLLDPLANALSHMTNSEKVGKGEVYIKPASKLIGEVLRVMQQNGYIGEFEFIDDGRAGIYRVQLKGKINKTGAIKPRFPVKAKEYEKWEKRFLPAFDFGILIVSTSQGIMTHKEAREKGIGGRLIAYVY is encoded by the coding sequence ATGACTTTACTTGACCCATTGGCAAATGCATTATCACATATGACGAACAGCGAGAAGGTTGGAAAGGGTGAGGTTTACATAAAGCCTGCCTCAAAACTTATTGGAGAAGTCCTTAGAGTTATGCAGCAGAACGGCTACATCGGTGAATTTGAATTCATCGATGATGGAAGGGCTGGAATATACAGGGTTCAATTGAAAGGTAAGATAAACAAGACTGGAGCTATAAAGCCAAGATTCCCAGTTAAGGCGAAGGAGTATGAGAAGTGGGAGAAGCGCTTTTTGCCAGCATTCGACTTCGGTATACTCATTGTCTCCACATCTCAAGGTATTATGACTCACAAAGAAGCTAGAGAAAAGGGCATTGGTGGAAGGTTGATAGCCTACGTCTACTGA